The Granulicella cerasi region GCTCCACCTTCATGCTCTACCTTGGCGTAGACAAGACCTACCCCGACTCCGACCACCACACCATCATTTTCGCGAATGACTACCAGCGCAATCTGGCAGACATCTCGCAACGCAAGATCGCCTCGGAAGACGTGTCGGTATACGTGCGAAACTCCGTGGTGAATGACCCTTCTACTGCTCCCGAAGGTCACTCTGCGCTCTACGTCCTGGTGCCCACGCCGAACAACTTCAGCGAGATCGATTGGGAGATGAAGAAGTCCGACTATCGAAAGATGGCGCTGCAACTGCTCAAGGAACGTTCGGTATTCCACGACATTGAGGAGCATATCGTCGCGGAACAGATTGTGACGCCCGCGGACTGGGAGCGCAACTCGGTCTACGCCGGAGCGACCTTCAACATGGGCCACAACTGGACACAGATGCTCTACCTTCGACCGCATAATAAGTTCGAAGAGGTCGACAACTGCTATCTCGTTGGAGGCGGCACTCATCCCGGTTCGGGCTTGCCGACGATCTTCGAATCAGCACGCATCGCCGCGAACATGCTCTGCGCCAAGTACCGCGTTCCCCATCGCGAAGCCACGCCATATGGGCAGATCGCTTTCGCGGAACCAGCACAATGAAGAACGAGGTGATCGCTCGATCACGCCGCGCAGGAGAACTCTGGGCCGCATCCTCCTGGCGTTCTCGCCATGCCATGCTCGCGCGACTTGCAGACGTGTTCGTCGAGCGCCAGGAGGAGATCGTTGATGCGATCGTCGCAGACACGGGCAAGCCTCCGCTCGATGCGCTGGGTGGAGATCTTCTGGTTACGCTGGAGCACTTCCGCTTCTACGGAAATCATGCCGAAAGAATTCTGTCGCCGCTTCGCCTGGGACGCAGCCGCTTGCTCTTTGGCTCTGCCAGATTTACGCGCTACTATGAGCCGCATGGAGTCGCGCTGATCTATGCACCCTCGAACTATCCGCTACAGCTCTCGATGGTTCCTGCACTCACTGCACTCTACGCTGGCAACGCCGTCGTGCTGAAGATGAGCGAGCAGACACCGCATCTTGCGGCTGTCCTGCAGGATCTGATGCAAACAGCAGGGCTGCCGCAACACCTTCTTCAAGTATTCACCGATGCGCCCGACTCTGCAGGAGACTACCTCGAGGCGCGGCCTGACTTCGTGTGCTTCACCGGGAGCACGCACAATGGGCGAATGCTGGCAGAGCGCGCGGGTCGGCTCCTCATTCCCTCACTGATGGAGCTTGGTGGCAAAGATGCCGCCATTGTCTTCGCAGACTGCTCGCTGCCACGCACGATTGAAGGCGTTGTTTACGGAGCATTCCTTCATAGCGGACAGGTGTGCGTGGGCATTAAGCGAGTCTTCGTCGAAGAATCTCTTTACGAAAGCTTTGTCGCGAAGCTCGTAGAGCGCATCCGGCAGTTGCGACCGGTGCAAGCGGATTCGGGTGAAATGTCAGCGAGTTTGTCAGATGCTTTACGAACTCGACTCGCTTCTCAAATCGACGAGGCCGTTCAGCGCGGAGCACGAGTGCTCCATGCGCAAGACCTGACGGGACGCTTCCCCGTCATACTGACGGATGTACCTAACGACGCTACGCTCCTACGTGATGAGAGCTTCGGCCCCATTCTCTGCATCGGCAAATTCGATGCGGAAGAAACGGCAGTACGCCGCGCCAATAGCGGCGACTTCGCTCTGGGAGCCAGCATCTGGACGCGCGACCTGCGCAAAGCACAACGCGTTGCGAGCGCACTTCGCGCGCCTAATATCGCCATCAACGATGTGATCCGCAATATCGCCAACCCCGAGGCCCCCTTTGGCGGCAATGGTGCCAGCGGCTACGGACGTTATCACGGCGCTGAAGGCCTGCTTACATTCAGCAAGACGAAAGTTGTCATGACGCAACGCGCTCGCAAGACACGCGAACGCCACTGGTTTCCTTTTCTCCCTGCAACCTATCGCCAGCTCAGCATCATCATTCGCGTCCGCCATTCGCGAATCGGAAGATGGTTCGGCGCGTTTGCCTTTGCCATGGCCTTAATGACGCCCTACCTCGTAGGCGCGACTCACGCTCACACCTCAACACTCCAGACGGAGATGTAAATGTCGAAACCTCTTACCGCGGTCGTGATCGGAGCTGGCATCGGTGGCATGTCCGCTGCTATACAGCTCCAGAAGGCCGGCATCCAGGTCACTCTCGTCGAAAAGAACGGGCAACTCGGCGGCAAGCTGAACCTGCTCGAAACACAAGGCTTCAAATTCGATCTTGGCCCCTCCATCTTCACGCTGCCGCAGGTCTTTCGACCTCTGTTTGAAGGCGATGGAAAAACCCTCGAAGACTATGTGCCGCTCGAGCGAGTAGACCCGCAATGGCGAAATTTCTTTGAGGACGGAACCGTACTCGACCTGTGGGAACGGACGGAGACGATGCGCTCCGAGCTGTCTAGACTCCCGGATGCAGGGACAGCGTTTGATGACTACGAACGCTTCGTCGCGTACTCCAAGCAGCAGTACGACGTCGTCGAGCGCGGCTATCTTCGCGAAGGCCTTGATGGCTTCTGGGAACTGATTCGCTTCTACGGTCTCATGGGCGGACGCGAAATGGACTGGATGCACTCGATGTCCGGCGCGGTGAACAGCCGCGTTCGCAATCAGTATCTGCGCGACATCTTCAATTACTTCATCAAGTACGTCGGCTCGTCTGCGAACGACTCGCCAGGCTTCATGAACCTGATGCCGTACATCCAGCTAGGCTTCGGGCTCTGGTATGTCAAGGGTGGTCTGTACGAATTCGCGCGAGGTTTTGAGCGGCGACTGCGTGAACTGGGCGTCGAGGTTCTTCTGCAGACAGAGGCAACACGCATCACTCAAGAGGGTGACCGTGTCTCTGGCGTCGAATTGCGTGACGCACAGGGCGCGACTACCTTCGTTCCCGCAGATTTCGTCATCTCAAATATGGAGGTCATCCCTGCATCAGAACGTCTTCTGCAACAGACGCCTCGGCAGCTGAAGCGGCTCTCGCGGTTTGAGCCAGCATGTTCGGGAATCGTTCTTCATCTCGGACTCGACCGCGAGTATCCGCAACTCGCCCACCACAACTTCTTTTATTCGAAGGACCAGTCGCAGCACTTCGATCGCGTCTTCCATGAGAAGCGGCTCCCGGACGATCCGACAATCTACCTCGTTGCGCCTACACGCACCGATCCTTCGCAGGCGCCGGCGGGATGCGACAACATCAAGATTCTCCCGCATATTCCACCGCTACAGTCCAAGCGCCCATACACCTATGAAGACTGTGTGGCACTGAAAGAGTTATGCCTGGACAAGCTCGAACGGATGGGCCTTACCGATCTTCGCAAGCACATCATCGTCGAAGACTTTTGGACGCCGTTTGATATTGAGAAGACCTACTACTCAAATCGCGGATCCATCTACGGGGTCGTCTGCGACCGCCGCCACAACTTCGCGTTCAAGGCTCCGAAGCGAAGCGCCGACTTCAAGAACATGTTCTTCGTAGGCGGCAGCGTCAATCCCGGCGGCGGCATGCCCATGGTGTCCCTCAGCGGTCAGCACGTGGCCCGCATGATTCTCGAGCAAATAGAGCAATGATCTGGTGGCTTCTCTTCAGCGCGATTGGCTTGATCAGCGGATTCGTTCTGATGACGCGGGCGCCCGCCATCGACAACAAGCCTACGCATGAACCGGGAGAAGTTCACCGCCCCCTTTCGATCATCATCCCCGCGCGCAATGAGGAGCGGAATATCGCCAAGCTGCTTGCGTCGATTGGCTGCTCGCCCGCGCTCGAGGTGATCGTGGTGAACGACAGCTCGCAGGATGCAACCGCAGAGGTTGCACGGTCCCTCGGGGCAAGAGTGATTCGTCCGACCGCTCTTCCTGACGGGTTCACCGGAAAAGCATGGGCCTGCACAGAAGGCGCGCGCGTCGCGAGCCATGAACTACTTCTTTTTCTCGACGCGGATACACAGTTCGATGGCGGTGGCCTGCACGCGTTGTCCCACATGGCTGGTCTGAGTGACATGCAGAACAGCGCGCTATCCGTCTTTCCGTTCACCGCAACAGAGAGATCCTACGAAGAGTTGTCGCTCTTCTTCAACCTGCTGATGGCGTTCGGAACCGGAGGGTTTGGCAGCTTCCGAGAAAGCCACCTGTTCGGTCAGTCTCTCCTCATTAGTCGAGAGAACTACTGGAAGGTCGGCGGCCACGCCTCAGTCGGACGGCACGTGCTCGAGAACCTGCATCTGGCGTCGAAGCTCCGCGAAGCAGGTGTGACACCTGTTTGTCGCGTGGGTCGCGGAACACTCAGGATGAGGATGTTCCCTGACGGCTTTCGGCAACTCGTTTCGAGTTGGACGAAGGCTTTCGCAAACGGCGCGCAAGTGACAGACAGAAAGGTTCTGCTCGTCTCGATCGTGTGGCTCTCGGCGCTCTCCTCTGCGGCGCTCATCCCGTTCTTTGCCCACGGCGCGTTCTTCTCATGCTCGCTCGCGTTGTACGTGCTCGCGAGCATTGAGGTCTTCTTCTTCGCTCGACAGATAGGCTCGTTTCGGCTCTACAGCTGCGTCCTCTACCCCGTGCCGCTGGTGTTCTTCTTCGGCATCTTCGCTCGCTCCGCGTATCGTCGCGCTATGAATCGCCCGAGCGAATGGAAGGGGCGCGCAGTATGAAGCCCGCGCTCACGGCGGTCCTGGACATCACTCTGTGGCCGGTTGTGCAACTGACCATCAGCGCGCTTATCCTGCGTGTGCCCTTGCAGCGCTTCGAGCATGACAATGTCCTGACGGAGATAAGTCAGCCTCGACGCGCAGCCAGATTCTATCGGCATCTCCGCGTACCACAGTGGAAAAGGCACTTACCGGACGGCGCAAGCTGGCTGGGAGGCGCGCGAAAATCTCTCCGCTCATTCGACGTGCGCGACTCGCAGCGTTTCCTCGCAGAAACTCGACGCGCGGAGCTTGCACACTGGCTGCAACTCTGCTGTGCACCTGTCTTCTTCCTCTGGAACCCGCGATGGGCGTCCGTCGTTATCGGCGTTTATGCCGTGGCAGCGAACCTTCCGTGCATCCTCGCGCAGCGGTACAACCGAGCGATATTGCTACAGCGGAAACCCGCACCGACTAGGAGGTAATGCGGGCGGTCGAGTCGCGGACTACAAGCCGTGGCAAGATCACTTCGGTCTGCGCCGATGCGTTGGCGTCACGGCCATGATGCAAAGCGAAGAATGCTCGTGTCGCGATGTCGAGCCGCGAGAGATGCAACGTCGTGAGCGCCGGCTGCACAATCTCACTGAAAATGAGATCGTCAAAGCCGACGACCGACAAGTCCTTTGGAACCGAATATCCCAGGCGCTGCGTGGCGTGCAGTAGGCCCACAGCCGTCATGTCATTCGAGCAGATGACTGCGGTAGGTCGTTGCTTCATGCTGAAGATGCTTTCGGCGGCGGCTTGACCGCCGGTCATCTTATGATCGCCTTCGAAAATGAAACGCTCATTCGCCTTCAGTCCGCCCAAACGAAGAGCCTCGACGAACGCCTGGCGACGCCTGGCAGCCGAACTTAACGTCGGTGGCCCTGCCACGAAGCCGATCCGCTTATGCCCCAGCATCAGCAGGTGATCCACCGCTTCCTTCAGCCCATTCAGATAATCCACCGTGATGTTGTGCACGTCACCGAGCAGCACCGGCTGATTCAGGAACACCGCAGGAATACGCGCGTCGCGAATGCGCTGGATCGCGGCCTCACTCACTTCCGACGTAAGCACAGCAACGGCTGCGACGTTTCTCTCGAGCAGACGGCGCACGCTGGCCAACATCCGGTCTTCGCTGTAACCGCTATTGGCAAAGGTGACGTCAATGCCGTGCTCGGTCGCCAACGCCTCAAACTGCTCGATGAGATCGGGAAAGAAGGGGTTGCGGATGTCAGAGACGATCAGGCCATAGACATTGCTGCGCCCGGACCGCAGGCTCCGAGCGCTGTTGTTAGGAATGTATTCGAGCTCGCGAATCGCGTCGCGAACGCGCTGCGCCGTCTCTTCCCGCACCTTCTGCGGGTAGTTCAACACTCGCGAGACGGTGGCACTCGAAACGCCAGCGCGCTTTGCAACGGCAAGAATATCCATACAAGTCAGCTGCCGAATTATATCGACTTGGACGAACGAAAGCATTCGCCCGGGTCTGTACTTATCGACCTTCGGCAAGCGCCTGAATCAACGATTGCTGTCATCCGATCCGAGCCACGCCAAGCCCTGGGACACCGAGGTAAATACGTCCCCGGAGTTGACCTCGGCCTCACCAAAGCGATCCGTAAAGATCTTCCTCACCGCCGGAACCAGCGAAGTGCCACCGGTGAGAAAAACGCGATCCACCTCAGCCGCACGTAGCCCGGCAGCATCCAGCACCGCATCAATTGACCGCTCCATGCGTTCCAACTCCGGCGCGATCCATGTTTCGAAATCCGACCGCTGCACATCCTCATGCAGTTGGAGCGAACCCGTCTCGAGCGAGAAGGTGGCCGTCTCGCTCACGGAAAGCTGCGCTTTCACGCTCTGCACCGCTTGATGCAGTACGTAGCCCAGGTCTTCCTCCACGATCGTCCGCAGAGCAGAGATCTTGTCCGGCTCTGAAGCTCGTGTTTCAGCCACGCGCAACATATCGCGCACCTCGCGCGTGCGAAGGAATGACAAGGTGTGCCAGTGCTCCAGCCGACGGAATATCCACGCAGGCAATGTCGGCAACTGCTTGCCGAAGGAGGTCGACGAGGACTCAGAGCCCAAAGCTGGAGAGATCAACCTGCGGACGATGCGCGCGTCGAAGGCATCTCCCGCCAACCCGACGCCCGTGCTCGCCAACACTTCCGCTGCTCCCTGATGCACACGGAGCAAAGAAAAGTCGGTTGTACCTCCGCCGAAATCACCGATGAGCGCGACGCCTTCGGTCGCGTTTGCAGCGCGATACGCTCGAGCGGCGGCGACCGGCTCCATCGCGAAACTCACGTCTTCGAAACCTGCGTCCTTGAATGCAGCCAACAGGCGTTGCTCCGCGAACACGTTGTCAGCTTCATCCCCTGCCCCGACAAACATCACCGGACGTCCAACAACGGCGCGGGTCACGTCGAAACCAAACGCTTCACTCGCGTGAGCGCGAAGATCACGCAGAATGCGCGCCACCAGTTCTTCAAAGCGATATTGCCGACCGAAGATCTCTGTACCTGTCAGGCTGCGCGCTGAGAGATGGCTCTTCAGAGACTGGATCAGACGTCTCTGGATCTCATCTTCATCCGCTTCCAGGTAATGCTCAACCGCCTCAGCACCGGTCCAGGAGCGCACACCGCTCGCTCCCGCAGTGGATCGGCCTCGTTCCAGATAAAGGAGCGAGCGCGATGAGCGGCTGCTCCCCAGTCGGGATCTGAACGCTACTTCTTCTACGCTTCCTTGACGTACGAGGGAGACGGAACTGTTCGTCGTTCCGAAATCGATCCCCACTACATGATTCTCTTGTCGCAATCTGGCTCCCGCACAGCGCGTCGCTCTGCCAGCGACGCCTCTGTAATTTTGCAGCATCCAGCCAGAAATTTTGAAATGCCACCGGGAAGTCGCAGCCGCACACAGATCAATGAAGAATCAAACTGACCGTCAGCGTAGCGAGCACGATGCACGTGATGACGACGTATATCCGATCACGCTCCAGCGCAAAGCCGATGATCGAGAAGAGCACGCGAATGATGGGCGTCAATAGCAGCACGATGATTCCGAGTTGAGCCAAGGCTTGTCCGCGGTCGGCGAGCTTTGCGCTTGTGCTGAAGAGCAGCCGCACTGTGCTTGCCGGAGACGCAAACAGGCTCGCCTCGCCGATGAAGTGATGGAACTCCGCTGGTTGCGGATGTGCCGTGATCAGCGCCAACGCTCCGCCCAGCAGTCCGAGCGTCGTCGCCGCGAGCACTCCGCCGCGCAGCGTCAAGCTGATCAGCCGCTCCAGAGACTTGTCCGTAACCTGCGCGCTCATCGCGAACCTCGCAGTCCATGCACAATCATCTGCACAGCGATGATCGCGACGGTCGCGGCAAATACGCGGCGCAGTGTGACCACAGGCAATCTGGGCAACAAGCGAGCGCCCACCATTGACCCCGCGAGCACTCCCAGCATGACCGGCAGCGCAATGACGGGCTGAATGTAACCACGTTTGAGATAGATCGCGGCACTTGCGACACCGGTCACACCGATCATGAAACTACTTGTCGCCGTCGAAACCTTGAACGGAATCCCCATGACCCGATCCATCGCGATGACCTTCAGCGCACCGGAGCCAATGCCCAGCAAACCGGAGAGCATCCCCGCAACGTACATGAGTCCGAAGCCCGCCTTCGCATGCTCGACCTCGTAGTGGATCGTGCCCTGCGGGGTTACATAATCGCCGCCCAGGCGTAGCTTGCGCGTTAGCGGATCAGGATGCTTCTCCCGTGCCTCATCCCTCTTCATGCGAATGACGTTCCATGCTGAATGAAGCAGCACCAACCCAAACAAGATCGTCAGCGCGCCCGTAGGCGTCTTACTCGCGAGGAGTGCACCTGAGATCGCGCCGACCGTCGTCGCGACTTCGAGGAACATTCCGATACGGATGTTCGAAAGGCCATCACGCACATACGCCGCAGCCGCGCCTGACGAGGTTGCCACGACGGAGACAAGGCTTGCTCCGATGGCATAACGGATATCCACCCCGAGCAATAAGGTGAGCGCAGGGGTCACGACAATACCTCCGCCCAGTCCGGTGATGGCTCCGAGGAGACCGGCCGTAATGGAGACCAGAAACACGATCAGGGTGAATTCATGCGCAGGCATCGGGAGTTTCGCTGTTCTTCAAACGGGAATAAAGGACAAGTCTCAAGGGCTGTCACCATTGAATCCCGCGACCTATAATCAGTCCAATCGTATTTTGCGCATTGTCTATTCGGAAAGGCTGAATACTCCCGAATGTCCATGGAGCTGAAGCATCTTCAATCCTTCATCGCTGTCGCGGAACAGCTTAGCTTCGTGCGAGCGGCCCAGAGATTGCATATCTCGCAGCCAGCACTCACCGCGCACATCCAGCAGCTCGAAGAGAGCGTCGGCGCACAGTTGCTTCTGCGGAATAAGCGCAGCGTACGGCTGACCGAAGCGGGAGCCGATTTTCTCGAGGCGGCTCGTGACATCCTTCATCGCGTGAAGAGAGCCGTTGATCAAGCTCAGGAATCCGCTCGCGGAGAGACCGGACGGTTGAGGATTGGCTTCGTGTCCTCCGCGGCCCTGGAGATCGTTCCGCCTCTCGCCGTTGCTTACCGCAAGCGTTTCCCGGGCGTGCAACTGGACCTGATGAACTGGCGCACCAGCGACCAGTTGCGGCAACTGGCCGACAAGGAGCTCGACATCGGATTCGCGCGCATGCCCGCTCAACACAAAGGCCTGAGCTTCGCTCGCATACACAGAGAGCCACTCGTCATGGTGCTTTCCAAGCAGCATCCTCTCGCTCGCAAGAAGGACCTACACCTTGCTGACCTGCGCGATCAGCACTTCATCTTGTATGGCAGAAGATGGGCACCGGGCTTCTTCGATCAGATCCTCGACCTATGTCAGCAACAAGGCTTCACGCCGAACATTCTGCAGGAAACCGCAGAGATGTACACCGCGGTCGCAATCGTCGCTGCGGGACTCGACGTCTCGATCCTCCCCCGCTCCGTAGTAGCAGCGCAGCGCCGAGGCATCGTCGTCAGAGAGCTCAAGTACCGCGAAGCGTTTTCCGAAATCGCCATCGTGACACGCGACGAGCCTGCTTCCGTGCTTGTTCGAAATTTCGTCAAGCTCGCCAAGTCAATGGCGAAAACAAAGCCCGAGGCGACGGCTATGCGTCTTCTCACGCGATAAAGATTGCGCGAGTGGTTCCGTGCGGTATCGTTACCATTTTTATGTGGCCGTGCAAGCAGGATTGCCAAGGTCTTGCACGGCCCCGCCGCTTATCGTGAGGTTACAACGCTGGGATTCTTATGGTATCGTTACCTCGCTTTTGCAAATTCGAGGAACAGAGGTCTCTAGAAATATGCATCGTCGCATTGCCGCCGCCATCGCCACTGCGGGTCTCGTCGCCGCCAGCTTGTCCGCACAAGAGAAGCCTTTCTACCTTCACGATGGCGATCGCGTCGTGTTCTACGGCGACAGCATCACCGACCAGCGCATGTACACCATGATCATCGAAACGTATGCGATGACGCGCTATCCGGGCATGACTGTCGAGTATACGAACTCCGGCTGGGGCGGCGATCGCGTCAGCGGTGGTGGTGGTGGACCGATCGACACTCGACTGCAACGCGATGTGGTGGCCTACAAGCCGAATGTCGTGACGATCATGCTGGGCATGAATGATGCAGGCTACAAGGCCCCCACCGAAGAGCTCGACAAGACATACTTCGACGGCATGAAGTACATCGTCAACACCCTCCGCAAAGACTTGCCGGGGGTTCGACTTACGGCGATTCAGCCTTCTCCGTATGACAACGTAACGCGGCCGCCTGCATTCCCGATCCAGAACAACTACATCTACAACAACGCACTCGTGGCTTATGGTCGTTGGATTGCGAACTACGGTGCGGCGAACGGCATCACGGTTGCCGATGCGAACACAGACTTTGTGAAGATGCTGCAGAAGGCGTTTGCTAAAGACCCGGACACGGCTTCGAAGATCCTGCCGGACCACATTCATCCTTCATTCGGCGGACATCTGATGCTCGCGGGACAAGTGCTGCGTGCGTGGGATGCTCGTCCCACAGTCGCCGCAGTCACGATCGACGTGAAAGGCTCGAAGGCTTCCGTGAAGGAGAGCGAACACACAAAGATCTCCGCACTCGATGCCTCGAATGGTGTGAAGTGGACCGAACTTGACGATGCCTTGCCGCTTCCCTTCACGCAGTGGCAAAGTATGTGGGGTGGAGGCCCGACGGTAAGTCTCGTAGTGGAGAGCTCCGACCTGATGACGCTGCTCAACGAAGAGCCGATGGCGGTGAAGGGGCTGAAGCCGGGCGTCTACGCTCTGCGAATTGATGGCAAGCAGATCAGCACCTTCTCTGATGTGGAGCTCGCAAATGGCGTGAACCTCGCGCCGATCGTCACGCCGATGTCGGACCAGGCCTTCGACGTGTACCAGGCGGTGGCACAGCATAATGACCTCCACTTCGATCGCTTCCGCCATGTGCAGGTCGCTTTGGATTCCGATAAGTTCGCCGAGCAGTCAGCAGCATCCCAGGCAATGGACACGCTGGAGGCTGCCGTCGTGAAGAAGGCGCGCGAGCTCGCAAAGCCGAAGTCGCATACCTTTGAGCTTGTGCCTGTCTCCTAACCTCGCTCGGAAGATTCGGCGTTGTTTCATGAACCCCTCACGAAACAGCGCCGAATTTGTTTGTAGGCTTTTCACGAAAGGTTGATCCACCATGTTCGTTCGCACACTGCGCCTGCCACTCGCCATCGCTGCGCTCTCTGCATCGCTCACTTGCTCTGCACAGCTGCAGGCCACGAAGACAGGCGTAGAGTTTCGCTCCGGTACGGATGCCGTCGCCATCGATTTTGTCGAGGATAACGTGGCGCACATCCATGTGTTGCCTGCGGGAAAAGCGGACGAACGCACGCCGGTGATGGACCCGGCCTATAGAGCGTCTGCGGTGTCGCCTTCAGTACGCCTCAGCTCGCAGCACCTGGCCACGCTGGCAACAACCGCAGTGAGCGTCCGTGTGGAGGACGGCGATTTCTTGAAGGTCACACTCTGCGATAACGCGACGCACTGCGTTCAGCTCGACAATCTTCTTGCAGCGGCGAAGGGCGAAGCGTTGCCAATGAATCTCGATCACGTGCAGACGCTCTACGGAATGCGCGGGCTGCCGCTGGTGGATGCAGGCACGAGTTTCGCACGCAATGGTGGCGCGACGATCGCAGCCAGCTTCCAGGGCGATGGCGGCGCCCCGCTCTTCTTCACGGACTCACTCGGTGTACTCATTGACTCCAACGGCGGAAATTTCCAAGTCGTCGGGCCATCGGTGCGTTTCAGCGGAGGCTCGCGCAAGGACCTCGAAATGTATGTCGCCTTCGGTAAGCCAATGCAGGTAATGAGTTCCATGATGAAGCTCACAGGCCTGCCGCCTATGGCGCCGAAGTGGACACTTGGCTTCATCCACAGCTTGTGGGGGACAGACGAAGCGCGGCTGAAGGAGATTGCGAAAACCTACCGCGAAAAGCAGATTCCCCTCGATGCGTTCATTCTCGACTTCGACTGGAAGGCATGGGGTGAAGACAACTACGGCGAGTGGCGTTGGAACAGCACGCACGGCAAAGGCGCATTTGCGCCGGACAAGTTCCCCGATGGTGCTTCTGGTGCCTTCGCGAAAGAGCTTGGCTCGGAGGGCATCAAGCTCGCGGGCATTCTCAAACCTCGCATCCTGCTCTCGCCTGATACAAATCCTGACCATCGCACGGAAGCCGCGGCCTACGCGGACAAACACAACCTCTGGTTCCCCGATGAGAAGCCGGAGAAGGACTACGTGACTGAGCGCATGGCGCGCAATCTGAACTTCACCTTGCCTGAGACACGCACCTGGTTCTGGGAGCATCTGCGGCCTTCGTACCAAGCAGGCCTTGTGGGCTGGTGGAATGATGAGGCCGATCCGCAGACACCCTCGCAGGCGGCGAACGTACAGTTTCTCAACATGGGGCGGACGCTCTATGACGGTCAACGCGCAACGGATGACCGCCGCGTGTGGTCGATCAATCGCAATTATTATCTGGGCGCGAACCGCTATGGCTACGGACTGTGGTCGGGCGATGTGCTCACAGGTTTTGATTCGATGGCATACCAGGAGCGACGTATGATTGCGTCGCTCAACATCGGCGCAAGCCACTGGAGCATGGACACGGGTGGTTTCCGTGGCACGCCAACGCCAGAGAACTACGCGCGCTGGATGGAGTTTGCGGCTTGGGTGCCGATCTTCCGCGTACATGGAAACTTCAACGAGAAGCGTATGCCGTGGTCGTATGGTCCCGTAGCCGAGGCTGCTGCGACGAAGGCCATTCGTACCCGCTACTCACTGATGCCATACATGTACTCCTACGAGCATGCTGACCACTCGACGGGTATCGGCATCGTGCGTCCGATGTTCTGGATCTACCCGGAAGATGCGGAAGCCTCTGCGCTCGAAACTGAGTGGATGTTCGGTGACGCGTTTCTCGTTTCGCCGGTGGTGACGCCGGGGGCAACGAACCAGCGCGTGTATCTGCCGCAAGGCACGTGGTTCGACTACAGCAGCGGCAAGCGCATCGAAGGCAAACGCTGGATCGACGTTGCCATTGACCCGAAGACGTGGAGCGACACGCCGGTGTTTGTGCGCGACGGATCGATCATCGCCACACAGGAGCCGCAGCAGTTCACCGACCAGCACCCCGTGCAGGAGGTGACGCTCGACGTTTTCCCCAATGCACAAGCGGCGGCGTTTACCTATTACGAGGACGACGGTCAGAGCTATCAGTACGAGAAGCAGCAGTTCCTCTC contains the following coding sequences:
- a CDS encoding glycosyltransferase; protein product: MIWWLLFSAIGLISGFVLMTRAPAIDNKPTHEPGEVHRPLSIIIPARNEERNIAKLLASIGCSPALEVIVVNDSSQDATAEVARSLGARVIRPTALPDGFTGKAWACTEGARVASHELLLFLDADTQFDGGGLHALSHMAGLSDMQNSALSVFPFTATERSYEELSLFFNLLMAFGTGGFGSFRESHLFGQSLLISRENYWKVGGHASVGRHVLENLHLASKLREAGVTPVCRVGRGTLRMRMFPDGFRQLVSSWTKAFANGAQVTDRKVLLVSIVWLSALSSAALIPFFAHGAFFSCSLALYVLASIEVFFFARQIGSFRLYSCVLYPVPLVFFFGIFARSAYRRAMNRPSEWKGRAV
- a CDS encoding LacI family DNA-binding transcriptional regulator — protein: MDILAVAKRAGVSSATVSRVLNYPQKVREETAQRVRDAIRELEYIPNNSARSLRSGRSNVYGLIVSDIRNPFFPDLIEQFEALATEHGIDVTFANSGYSEDRMLASVRRLLERNVAAVAVLTSEVSEAAIQRIRDARIPAVFLNQPVLLGDVHNITVDYLNGLKEAVDHLLMLGHKRIGFVAGPPTLSSAARRRQAFVEALRLGGLKANERFIFEGDHKMTGGQAAAESIFSMKQRPTAVICSNDMTAVGLLHATQRLGYSVPKDLSVVGFDDLIFSEIVQPALTTLHLSRLDIATRAFFALHHGRDANASAQTEVILPRLVVRDSTARITS
- a CDS encoding glycosyl-4,4'-diaponeurosporenoate acyltransferase CrtO family protein, translating into MKPALTAVLDITLWPVVQLTISALILRVPLQRFEHDNVLTEISQPRRAARFYRHLRVPQWKRHLPDGASWLGGARKSLRSFDVRDSQRFLAETRRAELAHWLQLCCAPVFFLWNPRWASVVIGVYAVAANLPCILAQRYNRAILLQRKPAPTRR
- a CDS encoding aldehyde dehydrogenase family protein gives rise to the protein MKNEVIARSRRAGELWAASSWRSRHAMLARLADVFVERQEEIVDAIVADTGKPPLDALGGDLLVTLEHFRFYGNHAERILSPLRLGRSRLLFGSARFTRYYEPHGVALIYAPSNYPLQLSMVPALTALYAGNAVVLKMSEQTPHLAAVLQDLMQTAGLPQHLLQVFTDAPDSAGDYLEARPDFVCFTGSTHNGRMLAERAGRLLIPSLMELGGKDAAIVFADCSLPRTIEGVVYGAFLHSGQVCVGIKRVFVEESLYESFVAKLVERIRQLRPVQADSGEMSASLSDALRTRLASQIDEAVQRGARVLHAQDLTGRFPVILTDVPNDATLLRDESFGPILCIGKFDAEETAVRRANSGDFALGASIWTRDLRKAQRVASALRAPNIAINDVIRNIANPEAPFGGNGASGYGRYHGAEGLLTFSKTKVVMTQRARKTRERHWFPFLPATYRQLSIIIRVRHSRIGRWFGAFAFAMALMTPYLVGATHAHTSTLQTEM
- a CDS encoding phytoene desaturase family protein; amino-acid sequence: MSKPLTAVVIGAGIGGMSAAIQLQKAGIQVTLVEKNGQLGGKLNLLETQGFKFDLGPSIFTLPQVFRPLFEGDGKTLEDYVPLERVDPQWRNFFEDGTVLDLWERTETMRSELSRLPDAGTAFDDYERFVAYSKQQYDVVERGYLREGLDGFWELIRFYGLMGGREMDWMHSMSGAVNSRVRNQYLRDIFNYFIKYVGSSANDSPGFMNLMPYIQLGFGLWYVKGGLYEFARGFERRLRELGVEVLLQTEATRITQEGDRVSGVELRDAQGATTFVPADFVISNMEVIPASERLLQQTPRQLKRLSRFEPACSGIVLHLGLDREYPQLAHHNFFYSKDQSQHFDRVFHEKRLPDDPTIYLVAPTRTDPSQAPAGCDNIKILPHIPPLQSKRPYTYEDCVALKELCLDKLERMGLTDLRKHIIVEDFWTPFDIEKTYYSNRGSIYGVVCDRRHNFAFKAPKRSADFKNMFFVGGSVNPGGGMPMVSLSGQHVARMILEQIEQ